The genomic stretch ACGAGGATGTTCGAGGGTTTGAGGTCGCGGTGGACGACGAGGCGCGCGTGCGCGTGCGCCACCGCGCGACCCACCTGCAAGACCAGCTCCACGCGACCCCGCACATCGAGCCGGTGTTCGCGGCAATAGGCGTCGATCCGCGAACCCTCCACGTATTCGAGAGCCAGATACGGAACGCCGTCGGCAGTCACGCCCGCGTCGTAGAGTCGAGCGATGTTGGGATGCTCGAGCGCGGCCAAGATCTCGCGTTCGCGCGCCATCCGGTCGGCCAGCGCCGGTTGCGTCGCCAGTCCGCGCGGGACCTTCAACGCGACCGGTCGATTCAACATCCCGTCGCTGCGCTCCGCCAGCCACACGACGCCCATCCCGCCGCGCGCCAGTTCGCGCACGAGGCGATAGGGGCCTACGACGTCGCCCGGTCGCTCGCCCGGTTCTTCGGGATTCTCGCCGGCGATCACGCGATCGAGTTCCGGACGCCGACCAAGGACACCGGTCGTGCCGTCCGCCGACCGCGCGAGCAGATCGAGCAGATACGGACGCAACGGACGGTGTTCCGGCGGCAGCGTGTCGAGCCACGACTCGCGCGCCTCGACCGGGAGATCGAGCGCCTGATCGAGCAGGTGGTTGAGCGTCGTCCACGAAGCGGCATCGATTTCGAGACGGCCCATGGCGAATCGACCTCAGCGCAGCGCGCGCGCCAGCAGCAACCGCGCCTTTTCCCAATCCCGGCGCACGGTCCTCTCGGCGAGACCAAGCACCTCCGCGATCTCACGCTCGGTCATCCCTGCGAACCACCGCATTTCGACGACGCGGGCGAGGCGCTCGTCCAACGTCGCCAATTCGTCCAACGCTTCGTGCACGCGCAGGATGCCGTCTTCGTCCTTGGCGAGGTTTCCGCCCAGATTCGCGGTCAACGCCACGTGTTCCGCTTCGCCGCCGCGCCGGGCGGCCTGCCGCCTGCGGACGTTGTCCACGATGACGGAACGCATCGCGCGGCTCGCGTAGTGCATGAACCGGCTTCGATCCCGCATGGAAAGCTCCCGGCCGCCCACGATGCGCAAGTAGGATTCGTGCACCAGCGCGGTCGTGTCGAGCACCGCATCCCGGCCGCCGTCGCGCAGCCGCGCCCGCGCCAGCCGGCGGAGCTGCTCGTAAGCCATCACGAACAACGCCTCCGCCGCCGCGGCGTCTCCGCCTTCGGCCTGATCGACCAGCGTGGGGATGTCGACGGTGGCGCGCTCCACGACCGCACGCTGGCACAGGCGCTCCCGCCGCGTCAATCGACGGCCGCGAAGACGATGTCCGTTCCTCTCTGGTCGTTTCCGTCCTTCTTCTCGACGCCCTTTCTCGCCGGATCCCAACCCGCCATGCATGCCCCACCCTCCGTGTCCGCAGTCCGTTGCCTGCCTCTGGTTTGGCTCCTCGTCGCACCTGCCTTCGCGTCCATGCACACCTACACACACTCGAGCGGCTTGTCCGTCCGCCACCCGGCGGATTGGACGGTGCGCGAAGACGGTTTCTCGGTCCTGCTTCTCCCGCCCGATCCCGCGCGGGATGCCCAGGGGCAACCGCTCGAGCTGCTCCTCTTCGGTACCCAGGACGCCGAAGGCGTGACCTCGCCCGCGGATCCGGCCGTCGGCGACTACTTCGCCGGCGAACTCGCGCGCGTCGTCCCTGGTATCCAGCGTTCGGGTACACCGCGGACCGTCGCTTGCGACCTCGGAGCAGCCGCCGCGTTCGACTACGTGGGCGCCGACTCCACCGGACTCGCCGTCCGCGCGGCGGAATCGGCCTCTCCAACACCACGTGGATCTGCTTCGAGTTCCGCGCCGACGGCCGGTTCGTGTTCATCGTCACGTCGCGCACCTTCGGAAACAGCGCCGACCTAGGGCTCATCGCGCGCAGCGGCGGAGGCGACGTGAGCGAAGGTCGATGGGAGCGCCGAGGAAACGAGCTCGTGCTCCGTTACGACAGCGGTCTCGTGGAAGAACTCCACTGCTCCGTCGTGCACGGCGGCGCGGGTGCCATGATCGGCACGAAGGGCGCCCGCGCGCGTCTCTACGACCGCCTCTGAAGAGCTGCGAGTTTTTCGCCACGGTTGCCACCGTGGCGACGGGCATGCAGGTTGATGCGCACCTGCCGCACTCGCCCCATGTCCGCACCCCGCTACGTCCTCGCCCTCGATCAAGGCACGACCAGTTCGCGCGCCATCGTCTTCGATCACGACGCCCGTCCCGTCGCGGTCGCCCAGAAGGAGTTCACTCAGATCTACCCGCGCCCGGGTTGGGTGGAGCACGATCCGCTCGAGATCTGGTCGAGCCAGCAGTCGACCGTGACCGAGGTCCTCTCGCGCGCCGGACTCCGCGCGGGCGACATCGCCGCCATCGGCCTCACCAACCAGCGCGAAACCACGATCGTCTGGGAGCGTGCCACCGGTCGTCCGGTCCACCACGCCATCGTCTGGCAGGACCGCCGCACCGCCGACGCCTGCGCCGCGTTGAAGGCCTCCGGTATCGAGAAAATGGTGACGGCGAAGACCGGTCTTCGTCTCGATCCGTACTTCTCCGCCACGAAGATCCGCTGGATCCTCGACCACGTCTCCGGCGCTCGCACGCGCGCGGAACGCGGCGAGCTGCTCTTCGGCACAATCGACACGTGGCTGCTCTGGAAACTCACCGGCGGCCGCGTCCACGCCACCGACGTCACCAACGCCTCGCGCACGCTCCTCTGCGACATCCGAACCGGCACGTGGGACGACGAACTGCTCGCCTGCTTCGGCGTGCCTCGCGCGATGTTGCCCGAAATCCGCTCCTGTTCCGAAACGTTCGGCCACGTCGACTCCTCTCTCTATCCGCCCGGAGTGCCGATCGCGGGCATCGCGGGCGATCAACACGCGGCCCTCTTCGGCCAAGCGTGCTTCGAGCCCGGGATGGTCAAGAACACCTACGGCACCGGCTGCTTCGCGCTCATGCACACCGGCACGGAGCCGGTGCAGTCGCGCAACAACCTGCTCACGACCGTCGCGTGGCGGCTCGACGGCCGCACGGAGTACGCGCTCGAGGGCTCCGTCTTCATCGGTGGAGCCGTCGTGCAGTGGTTGCGCGACGAACTTCAGCTCGTGCGCGACGTGCGCGAACTCGACGCCCTCGCCTCGTCCGTGCCCGACTCCGGTGGACTTTTCCTCGTGCCCGCCTTCACCGGTCTGGGCGCGCCGCACTGGGATCCGTACGCGCGCGGCACGCTCGTCGGCATCACGCGCGGCGCCAACCGTGCCCACCTCTGCCGCGCCGCGATCGAGTCCATCGCCTTCCAGACCGCCGATCTCGTCGCGTGCATGGAAAAAGACAGCGGCCTCGAGCTGAGCGGCCTCCGCGTCGACGGCGGCGCTTCGCGCAGCGCACCGCTGTTGCAGTTCCAATGCGAACTCCTCGGCGCGCAGGTCGTGCGCCCGAAATGCGTGGAAACCACGGCGATGGGCGCGGCGTGCTTGGCCGGACTCGCCGTAGGTTTCTGGGCCGACCGCACGGACATCGCCCGACACTGGAAGGCGGATGCCACGTTCACGCCTGAACGTCCGCGGGACGAGATCGCCTCGCTGCGGAGTGAGTGGCAGCGAGCCGTCGAACGCGCCCGCGGTTGGGAAAAGCCCGCCTGAACCCCTCGCCCCTCGACTCGTGCAACGTGCCGCCGCCCTCGACCGTATCCGAGCTTCGGATACTCCGTTCGACCTTCTCGTGATCGGCGGCGGCGCCACCGGCCTCGGTGTCGCGGTCGACGCCGCTTCGCGCGGGCACAGCGTCGCCCTGCTCGAGCGTGACGATTTCGCCAAGGGCACGTCCTCGCGCTCCACCAAGCTCGTGCACGGCGGCGTGCGCTACCTGCGCCAGGGAAACATCTCGCTCGTACTGGAGGCACTGCGCGAGCGCGGGCGCCTCGCCCGCAACGCGCCGCACCTCGTCCACGACCTCGCGTTCGTGATCCCGAGTTACAACCGCTGGGACGTCCCCTTCTACGGGATCGGCATGAAGGTCTACGACCAACTCGCCGGTC from Opitutales bacterium ASA1 encodes the following:
- the glpK_1 gene encoding glycerol kinase GlpK, with amino-acid sequence MSAPRYVLALDQGTTSSRAIVFDHDARPVAVAQKEFTQIYPRPGWVEHDPLEIWSSQQSTVTEVLSRAGLRAGDIAAIGLTNQRETTIVWERATGRPVHHAIVWQDRRTADACAALKASGIEKMVTAKTGLRLDPYFSATKIRWILDHVSGARTRAERGELLFGTIDTWLLWKLTGGRVHATDVTNASRTLLCDIRTGTWDDELLACFGVPRAMLPEIRSCSETFGHVDSSLYPPGVPIAGIAGDQHAALFGQACFEPGMVKNTYGTGCFALMHTGTEPVQSRNNLLTTVAWRLDGRTEYALEGSVFIGGAVVQWLRDELQLVRDVRELDALASSVPDSGGLFLVPAFTGLGAPHWDPYARGTLVGITRGANRAHLCRAAIESIAFQTADLVACMEKDSGLELSGLRVDGGASRSAPLLQFQCELLGAQVVRPKCVETTAMGAACLAGLAVGFWADRTDIARHWKADATFTPERPRDEIASLRSEWQRAVERARGWEKPA
- a CDS encoding ECF-type sigma factor, whose protein sequence is MTRRERLCQRAVVERATVDIPTLVDQAEGGDAAAAEALFVMAYEQLRRLARARLRDGGRDAVLDTTALVHESYLRIVGGRELSMRDRSRFMHYASRAMRSVIVDNVRRRQAARRGGEAEHVALTANLGGNLAKDEDGILRVHEALDELATLDERLARVVEMRWFAGMTEREIAEVLGLAERTVRRDWEKARLLLARALR